One genomic region from Phragmites australis chromosome 1, lpPhrAust1.1, whole genome shotgun sequence encodes:
- the LOC133916942 gene encoding phospholipase D alpha 1 — protein sequence MAQILLHGTLHATIFEAESLSNPHRASGSAPKFIRKFVEGIEDTVGIGKGTTKIYATVDLEKARVGRTRMISNEPVNPRWYESFHIYCAHLAADVIFTVKIDNPIGASLIGRAYLPVQELLDGQEIDKWLEICDDQREPVGDSKIHVKLQYFDVSKDRNWARGVRSTKYPGVPYTFFTQRQGCNVTLYQDAHVPDNFIPKIPLADGKNYEPHRCWEDIFDAISNAQHLIYITGWSVYTEITLVRDINRPKPGGDVTLGELLKRKASEGVRVLMLVWDDRTSVGLLKRDGLMATHDEETANYFHGTDVNCVRCPRNPDDSGSIVQDLQISTMFTHHQKIVVVDHEMPNQGSQQRRIVSFVGGIDLCDGRYDTQYHSLFRTLDTVHHDDFHQPNFEGASIKKGGPREPWHDIHSRLEGPIAWDVLYNFEQRWRKQGGKDLLLHLRDLSDIIIPPSPVMFPEDRETWNVQLFRSIDGGAAFGFPETPEEAARAGLVSGKDQIIDRSIQDAYINAIRRAKNFIYIENQYFLGSSYCWKPEGIKPEDIGALHLIPKELSLKIVTKIEAGERFTVYVVVPMWPEGVPESASVQAILDWQRRTMDMMYTDITQALQAKGIEANPKDYLTFFCLGNREVKQEGEYEPEEHPEPDTDYIRAQEARRFMIYVHTKMMIVDDEYIIIGSANINQRSMDGARDSEIAMGAYQPYHLSTRQPAQGQIHGFRMALWYEHLGMLDDAFQRPDSLECVQKVNKIAEKYWDLYSSDDLEQDLPGHLLSYPIGVSSEGTVTELPGMEFFPDTRARILGGKSDYLPPILTT from the exons ATGGCTCAGATCTTGCTCCACGGCACGCTCCACGCCACCATCTTCGAGGCGGAGTCGCTCTCCAACCCGCACCGCGCCAGTGGCAGCGCCCCCAAGTTCATCCGCAAG TTTGTGGAGGGGATTGAGGACACCGTCGGTATCGGCAAAGGCACCACCAAGATATATGCCACCGTTGATCTGGAGAAAGCCCGCGTCGGGCGTACCCGGATGATATCCAACGAGCCCGTCAATCCTCGTTGGTACGAGTCCTTCCACATCTACTGTGCCCACCTGGCCGCCGATGTCATCTTCACTGTCAAGATTGACAACCCCATTGGGGCCTCGCTGATTGGGAGGGCTTACCTTCCTGTCCAAGAGCTCCTGGATGGTCAGGAGATTGATAAGTGGCTTGAAATCTGTGATGATCAGCGTGAACCTGTTGGTGACAGCAAGATCCATGTGAAGCTTCAGTACTTTGATGTTTCCAAGGACCGCAATTGGGCGAGAGGTGTCCGGAGCACCAAGTATCCTGGTGTTCCTTATACTTTTTTCACGCAGAGGCAAGGATGTAATGTTACTCTCTACCAAGATGCACATGTCCCGGACAACTTCATTCCTAAGATCCCGCTTGCTGATGGCAAGAACTATGAGCCACACAGATGCTGGGAGGATATCTTTGATGCCATAAGCAATGCTCAGCATTTGATTTACATCACTGGCTGGTCTGTGTACACTGAAATCACCTTGGTTAGGGACATCAACCGGCCGAAACCTGGAGGAGATGTTACCCTCGGGGAGTTGCTCAAGAGGAAGGCTAGTGAAGGTGTCCGGGTTCTTATGCTAGTGTGGGATGATAGGACTTCAGTTGGCTTGCTGAAGAGGGATGGTTTGATGGCCACGCATGATGAGGAGACTGCAAATTACTTCCATGGCACCGACGTGAATTGTGTTCGGTGCCCCCGCAACCCTGATGATTCTGGTAGCATTGTTCAGGATCTGCAGATATCAACTATGTTCACCCACCATCAGAAGATAGTAGTTGTTGACCATGAGATGCCGAACCAGGGATCCCAGCAAAGGAGGATAGTCAGCTTTGTTGGTGGCATTGACCtttgtgatggaagatatgATACCCAGTATCACTCCTTGTTTAGGACACTTGATACTGTCCATCATGATGACTTCCACCAGCCAAACTTTGAGGGTGCATCAATCAAGAAGGGTGGTCCAAGAGAGCCATGGCATGACATTCATTCACGGCTGGAAGGGCCAATTGCTTGGGATGTTCTTTACAATTTTGAGCAGAGATGGAGAAAGCAGGGTGGTAAGGACCTCCTTTTACATCTCAGGGATCTTTCTGACATTATTATTCCACCTTCTCCTGTCATGTTCCCGGAGGACAGAGAAACATGGAATGTTCAGCTCTTCAGATCCATTGATGGTGGTGCTGCTTTTGGCTTCCCTGAGACTCCTGAGGAAGCTGCCAGAGCTGGGCTTGTAAGCGGAAAGGATCAAATCATCGACAGGAGCATCCAAGATGCATACATAAATGCCATAAGGAGGGCTAAGAACTTTATCTATATTGAGAACCAGTATTTCCTTGGAAGTTCTTATTGTTGGAAGCCTGAAGGCATCAAGCCTGAAGATATCGGTGCTCTGCACTTGATTCCTAAGGAGCTTTCATTGAAGATTGTCACCAAGATTGAAGCTGGGGAACGATTTACTGTTTATGTTGTTGTACCAATGTGGCCTGAGGGTGTTCCAGAAAGTGCATCTGTCCAAGCAATCCTAGACTGGCAGAGGAGAACAATGGACATGATGTACACTGACATTACACAAGCTCTCCAAGCCAAGGGAATTGAAGCAAACCCCAAGGATTACCTCACTTTCTTCTGCTTAGGTAACCGCGAGGTGAAGCAGGAGGGGGAGTATGAACCTGAGGAACACCCAGAACCTGACACTGATTACATCCGGGCTCAAGAGGCTAGGAGATTCATGATCTATGTTCACACCAAAATGATGATAG TTGATGACGAGTACATCATCATTGGGTCCGCAAACATCAACCAGAGGTCCATGGATGGCGCTAGGGACTCCGAGATCGCTATGGGTGCATACCAGCCGTACCACCTGTCAACCAGGCAGCCAGCCCAGGGCCAGATCCACGGCTTCCGGATGGCGCTGTGGTACGAGCACCTGGGCATGCTGGACGACGCGTTCCAGCGCCCGGATAGCCTGGAGTGCGTGCAGAAGGTGAACAAGATAGCCGAGAAGTACTGGGACTTGTACTCCAGCGACGACCTGGAGCAGGACCTCCCAGGACACCTCCTCAGCTACCCCATCGGCGTCAGCAGCGAGGGCACGGTCACGGAGCTTCCGGGGATGGAGTTCTTCCCTGACACCCGCGCACGCATCCTCGGCGGCAAGTCGGATTACCTCCCACCCATCCTCACCACATAG